One Falsihalocynthiibacter arcticus DNA segment encodes these proteins:
- a CDS encoding LacI family DNA-binding transcriptional regulator — MATIYDVARVSGVSPKTVSRVINRDGAVKITTKELVERAIAELGYVPSTAARAMRSNKSGLVGLITGAISLSPSRTDVSGLPDLFIVQGIQKAMEESGKTLLIADTGGKMDRVPQLIRTFEEHRVEGIIYVADHHRRIELPPVSPSTKLVLANCYDDIGTPSVLPDDYRGQMSLVKSLIAKGHRRIAYLTLSPWQDATKLRTEGYRDALEQADLPFEPKLIVAADVDTTDSVTEVQLLWDAIDRVLTLPEPPTVICFGNDRMAMRAYGILRSRGLSLPDDLSVAGYDNHKLITQTLYPTLTSAELPYAAIGIRATDLLLGMIDGTTDEPTTPILVSGPVTLGNSVKDLPTSTTKLLSIGRITQ; from the coding sequence ATGGCAACCATTTATGATGTCGCACGGGTTTCAGGCGTATCGCCCAAGACCGTCAGCCGCGTGATCAACCGCGACGGTGCCGTCAAGATAACAACCAAGGAGTTAGTCGAACGAGCCATTGCAGAACTGGGCTATGTTCCATCAACTGCGGCCCGCGCGATGCGATCAAACAAGTCGGGGCTGGTGGGGCTTATCACGGGGGCCATTTCGCTATCCCCCAGTCGCACGGATGTATCCGGCCTGCCGGATTTGTTCATCGTACAGGGCATCCAGAAGGCGATGGAGGAAAGCGGTAAGACACTGTTGATCGCCGATACGGGCGGCAAAATGGACCGTGTCCCGCAACTGATCCGCACGTTCGAAGAACATCGTGTTGAAGGTATCATCTATGTAGCCGATCACCACCGACGCATTGAATTGCCGCCAGTATCGCCGTCCACCAAACTGGTGCTGGCCAACTGCTATGACGACATCGGCACGCCATCGGTCCTGCCAGATGATTACCGCGGACAGATGAGCCTTGTGAAAAGTCTGATCGCGAAAGGTCATCGCCGGATTGCCTATCTGACGCTTAGCCCGTGGCAGGATGCGACCAAACTGCGGACCGAAGGATATCGCGACGCGCTAGAACAAGCCGATTTGCCTTTCGAGCCAAAGCTGATCGTCGCCGCAGATGTCGATACGACCGACAGTGTCACCGAAGTGCAGCTTTTGTGGGACGCCATCGACCGCGTATTGACGCTGCCCGAACCGCCCACCGTCATCTGCTTCGGTAATGATCGCATGGCGATGCGCGCTTACGGTATCTTGCGCAGTCGCGGTTTATCCCTGCCTGATGATCTGTCGGTTGCAGGCTACGACAATCACAAGCTGATCACCCAGACGCTCTACCCGACACTGACCTCGGCAGAATTGCCGTACGCCGCAATTGGGATCCGCGCGACGGATCTGTTGCTGGGCATGATCGACGGCACCACCGACGAACCCACAACCCCGATTTTGGTCAGTGGCCCCGTAACTCTCGGCAATTCCGTGAAAGACCTGCCGACCTCGACCACCAAACTTTTGTCAATAGGGAGGATAACTCAATGA
- a CDS encoding NAD(P)-dependent oxidoreductase, with protein sequence MTVGVIGLGGIGRHFGSFAADVRFKVVGWNRSPIENMGNIEDVELEELLLRSDVVSLHLGFNKNTAGFLDDKRLKLMKRDSIFVNTARAELVETTALVRHLSAGTLGHAALDVFDYEPLAVNNVLTRLPKVTLTAHTGFKTRSAMTRLLKMAISGAAKVASA encoded by the coding sequence ATGACAGTTGGAGTGATTGGTTTGGGCGGAATCGGACGTCATTTCGGATCTTTCGCCGCCGACGTCAGATTCAAGGTCGTTGGCTGGAACAGAAGCCCCATCGAAAACATGGGAAATATTGAAGACGTCGAACTGGAAGAATTGCTCCTGCGTTCGGATGTCGTGTCTCTGCACCTTGGATTCAATAAGAACACGGCAGGATTTCTTGACGACAAACGGTTGAAATTGATGAAAAGAGACTCAATTTTTGTCAATACGGCCCGTGCGGAACTTGTGGAGACTACTGCCCTTGTGCGCCATCTAAGCGCGGGAACGCTCGGCCATGCTGCTCTTGATGTCTTTGATTATGAACCCCTAGCGGTCAACAATGTCCTCACTCGACTTCCGAAAGTTACTTTGACCGCTCACACAGGGTTTAAAACGCGCAGCGCAATGACACGGTTGCTGAAAATGGCAATTTCGGGGGCTGCGAAGGTGGCGAGTGCATAG
- a CDS encoding FadR/GntR family transcriptional regulator, translating to MQVNPSPVSAKRPRLSVDVANRLRKMIDDRQWIAGQQLPTELKLIDMFGVSRTVIREAISALGAEGLVESQHGRGVFVAEHLPTRPFRFGDNSISEIDHIRQSMELRLGIETEAAALAATRRTDDELATIKQALDIINQLNAESVGGAEEDFNFHVKIAEATHNSYLVDFMHFLGTQIIPRVVLRLEFGTERDAFFEELIAHHVAIYDAIAAKDPVAASKAMRVHLSRGLVVNRAV from the coding sequence TTGCAAGTTAATCCTTCGCCAGTATCGGCAAAACGGCCCCGCCTAAGCGTGGATGTGGCCAACCGGCTGCGAAAGATGATCGACGACCGCCAATGGATCGCTGGGCAACAGCTCCCGACCGAGCTTAAGTTGATAGATATGTTTGGCGTGAGCCGGACCGTCATCCGCGAGGCAATTTCAGCCTTGGGTGCCGAGGGACTTGTGGAATCTCAACATGGCCGCGGTGTGTTTGTGGCGGAACATCTACCCACACGCCCATTTCGTTTTGGCGATAACAGCATCAGTGAAATTGACCACATCCGCCAGAGCATGGAGCTGCGGCTCGGGATCGAAACGGAAGCGGCCGCACTTGCAGCAACGCGCCGTACCGACGACGAGCTTGCGACGATAAAACAAGCGTTGGATATTATTAACCAGCTTAACGCTGAAAGCGTCGGCGGCGCTGAGGAAGATTTTAATTTTCATGTCAAAATCGCAGAGGCCACACACAACAGTTATCTTGTAGATTTCATGCATTTTCTTGGCACTCAAATCATCCCGCGCGTGGTCCTTCGACTGGAATTCGGCACAGAGCGTGACGCATTCTTTGAAGAACTGATTGCACATCATGTTGCGATTTACGACGCGATCGCGGCCAAAGATCCGGTGGCCGCTTCTAAAGCGATGCGCGTGCATCTATCGCGCGGATTGGTTGTAAACCGGGCAGTTTAA
- a CDS encoding redoxin domain-containing protein: MNGQSKPVVGAPMPTISVPQLGGGTMTIGGATKDWTLFVVYRGRHCGRCKNYLNTLEAMNADWEKAGFTIKIVSADTKERASLDIAEYKWSVDVGYGLSVAQMATLGLYVTEPTNNGDAIARFAEPGIFCIDPDGNIVVAAISNAPSARPDLAQLLDGMQFTISNNLPFRGTVTA, encoded by the coding sequence ATGAACGGACAATCAAAACCTGTCGTCGGGGCGCCAATGCCCACAATCTCCGTTCCGCAATTGGGAGGTGGTACGATGACGATCGGTGGCGCGACTAAGGATTGGACGCTTTTCGTTGTGTATCGCGGCCGCCATTGCGGGCGCTGCAAAAACTACCTGAACACACTTGAGGCCATGAATGCTGACTGGGAAAAGGCCGGTTTCACCATCAAGATCGTATCTGCCGACACCAAGGAACGCGCGTCTTTGGATATTGCCGAATACAAGTGGAGCGTGGATGTCGGGTATGGTCTGAGTGTTGCACAAATGGCCACTCTCGGTCTTTACGTCACTGAGCCAACAAACAACGGCGACGCCATTGCACGGTTTGCGGAACCCGGTATTTTCTGCATCGATCCAGACGGAAATATCGTCGTTGCGGCGATTTCAAACGCCCCATCGGCGCGTCCTGATCTCGCGCAGTTATTGGACGGCATGCAATTCACCATCTCAAATAACCTGCCATTTCGAGGGACTGTGACGGCATAG
- a CDS encoding amino acid ABC transporter permease, with translation MYDFNFAPVFDSFGSLLVGAWLTVQMSCIAMVVGLILSIFGAVGKTSGPKPVRIAINVYIEVIRNTPFLIQLYFFFFALPALGLRLGPNQAALLALVVNFGAYGTEIMRAGVASVGHGNIEAAKTVGLNFFQTLRYVILKPAMRAVYPALTSQFIYLMLASSVVSVISATDLAAAGNDLQSQTFASFEVYIVITAMYFAMSLAFSGVFALIGKYAFSYPVNR, from the coding sequence GTGTACGACTTTAACTTTGCACCGGTATTCGACTCGTTCGGATCACTCCTTGTGGGCGCGTGGCTAACTGTACAAATGTCGTGTATCGCGATGGTCGTCGGATTGATCCTTTCGATCTTTGGCGCGGTCGGAAAGACCTCCGGTCCCAAACCTGTCCGTATTGCGATCAATGTCTACATTGAGGTCATCAGAAACACGCCGTTTCTCATCCAATTATATTTCTTTTTCTTTGCGTTGCCAGCATTGGGCCTGCGTCTTGGTCCAAATCAGGCGGCACTGCTGGCGCTTGTTGTAAACTTTGGCGCCTACGGGACCGAAATCATGCGGGCCGGTGTTGCTTCAGTAGGTCACGGAAACATCGAAGCCGCGAAAACGGTCGGCTTGAACTTCTTTCAGACCCTGCGCTACGTGATCCTCAAGCCTGCAATGAGGGCGGTCTACCCGGCACTCACGAGCCAATTCATCTATCTAATGCTGGCCAGCAGCGTTGTGTCGGTTATTTCAGCGACCGACCTAGCCGCAGCGGGCAATGACCTGCAGTCCCAAACCTTTGCGAGCTTCGAAGTCTACATCGTTATCACGGCGATGTACTTTGCGATGTCGCTCGCGTTTTCAGGCGTCTTCGCCCTTATCGGCAAATACGCGTTCTCCTATCCAGTGAATAGGTAG